A genome region from Nocardiopsis exhalans includes the following:
- a CDS encoding SigE family RNA polymerase sigma factor gives MVAGATTAPLSVEWDADHAVTELYREHYRPLVRLAALLVRDHATAEEVVQDAFVAMHGAWRRLRDPNKALSYLRQAVVNKARSVLRHRAVVEKHAPKAMPDAPSAEHGAMNLLEREAVITGLRKLPTRQREAIVLRYYGDLSEAQIADAMGISRGAVKSHTSRGISALRSVLEQTS, from the coding sequence TTGGTGGCCGGTGCCACCACGGCGCCACTCTCGGTCGAGTGGGACGCCGACCACGCCGTGACGGAGCTCTACCGAGAGCACTACCGTCCACTTGTTCGGCTTGCCGCCCTGCTGGTCCGTGACCACGCGACCGCGGAGGAAGTCGTTCAGGACGCCTTCGTGGCCATGCACGGAGCCTGGCGTCGTCTCAGGGACCCGAACAAGGCTCTGTCCTACCTCCGCCAGGCGGTGGTGAACAAGGCCAGGTCGGTGCTCCGTCACAGGGCCGTCGTCGAGAAGCACGCCCCGAAGGCCATGCCGGACGCGCCCAGCGCCGAGCACGGAGCCATGAACCTCCTGGAACGTGAGGCAGTCATCACGGGACTGCGTAAGCTACCCACCCGTCAGCGAGAGGCCATCGTGCTCCGGTACTACGGCGACCTGTCCGAGGCACAGATCGCGGACGCCATGGGCATCAGCCGAGGCGCGGTCAAGAGCCACACGTCGCGTGGCATCTCCGCCCTCCGCTCTGTACTGGAGCAGACGTCATGA
- a CDS encoding histidine triad nucleotide-binding protein — protein MVDPDCLFCKIVKGEVPAEIVREGERTVAFRDINPQAPTHVLVIPREHHADAAAAAATDTGLLDAVVREAHEVAKAEDVADIGYRIVFNTGAGAGQTVFHLHAHVLGGRGLSWPPG, from the coding sequence ATGGTCGACCCCGACTGCCTTTTCTGCAAGATCGTGAAGGGGGAGGTGCCCGCGGAGATCGTCCGCGAGGGGGAGCGCACGGTCGCCTTCCGCGACATCAACCCCCAGGCGCCCACCCACGTCCTGGTCATCCCGCGTGAGCACCACGCCGACGCCGCGGCCGCCGCTGCCACGGACACCGGCCTGCTGGACGCCGTGGTCCGTGAGGCCCACGAGGTGGCCAAGGCCGAGGACGTGGCCGACATCGGCTACCGGATCGTCTTCAACACCGGGGCGGGGGCCGGGCAGACCGTCTTCCACCTCCACGCGCACGTGCTCGGCGGCCGCGGCCTGAGCTGGCCGCCCGGATAA
- a CDS encoding PhoH family protein, which yields MVESTHTHPDRETQVKVVVPDEHTMISLLGSGDELLRALERSFKSDIHVRGNEFTISGTPEETGMVVRLVEELIELAKSGTHVTPDTIERMIHMLRSPGKERPADVLTTNILSNRGKTIRPKTLNQKRYVDIIDQRTVVFGIGPAGTGKTYLAMAKAVKALQDKEVNRIILTRPAVEAGERLGFLPGTLYDKIDPYLRPLYDALHDMLDPDSIPKLMAAGTIEVAPLAYMRGRTINDSFIILDEAQNTSPEQMKMFLTRLGFGSKIVVTGDVTQVDLPGGQTSGLRTIENILRDIDDIAFCRLTSEDVVRHKLVGQIVDAYGRHDAAQSNQANGDRGRPGPRKGRRRGGDTPRDGGGGAEGAQDRAD from the coding sequence ATGGTCGAGTCAACTCACACGCACCCGGACCGGGAGACCCAGGTCAAGGTCGTGGTGCCGGACGAACACACGATGATCAGCCTGCTGGGTTCGGGGGACGAGCTCCTCCGGGCGCTGGAGCGGTCCTTCAAGAGCGACATCCACGTCCGCGGCAACGAGTTCACGATCAGCGGGACCCCCGAGGAAACGGGCATGGTCGTCCGCCTCGTGGAGGAGTTGATCGAGCTCGCCAAGAGCGGCACCCACGTCACCCCCGACACCATCGAGCGCATGATCCACATGCTGCGCTCACCGGGCAAGGAACGCCCCGCGGACGTGCTGACCACCAACATCCTGTCCAACCGGGGCAAGACCATTCGCCCCAAGACGCTGAACCAGAAACGCTACGTCGACATCATCGACCAGCGCACCGTGGTCTTCGGCATCGGTCCGGCGGGCACCGGCAAGACCTACCTGGCCATGGCCAAGGCGGTCAAGGCCCTCCAGGACAAAGAGGTCAACCGGATCATCCTCACCCGCCCCGCGGTCGAGGCCGGCGAACGCCTGGGCTTCCTGCCCGGCACCCTCTACGACAAGATCGACCCCTACCTGCGCCCGCTCTACGACGCCCTGCACGACATGCTCGACCCGGACTCCATCCCCAAACTGATGGCTGCCGGCACCATCGAGGTCGCACCCCTGGCGTACATGAGGGGTAGGACGATCAATGACTCCTTCATCATCTTGGACGAGGCGCAGAACACCTCACCGGAGCAGATGAAGATGTTCCTCACGCGCCTGGGGTTCGGGTCGAAGATCGTGGTCACCGGTGACGTCACCCAGGTGGACCTGCCCGGCGGGCAGACCAGCGGGCTGCGCACGATCGAGAACATTCTGCGTGATATCGACGACATCGCCTTCTGCCGACTGACCAGTGAGGACGTCGTCCGGCACAAGCTGGTGGGGCAGATCGTCGACGCCTACGGCCGTCACGACGCCGCTCAGAGCAACCAGGCCAACGGGGACCGGGGCCGTCCGGGCCCGCGAAAGGGGCGGCGCCGGGGCGGCGACACCCCGAGGGACGGTGGTGGCGGCGCAGAGGGCGCCCAGGACCGGGCAGACTGA
- the ybeY gene encoding rRNA maturation RNase YbeY, protein MSIDVANESGVSSVDEERLSRLARHVLDAMRVHPLAELSVVLVDEGPMTDLHVRWMDEPGPTDVLSFPMDELRPGGPGRTSDPGVLGDVIICPQVAERQGEAAGHGTEAEIDLLCTHGILHLLGYDHAEPEEHKEMFGLQGEILAAWREREAADEETTEGDESAR, encoded by the coding sequence ATGAGTATCGACGTCGCCAACGAGTCCGGCGTCAGCAGCGTGGACGAGGAGCGACTCTCCCGCCTGGCCCGGCACGTGCTCGACGCCATGCGGGTCCACCCGTTGGCCGAGCTGTCCGTCGTGCTGGTGGACGAGGGACCCATGACCGACCTCCACGTGCGCTGGATGGACGAGCCCGGACCCACCGACGTGCTCTCGTTCCCCATGGACGAGCTGCGCCCCGGCGGCCCCGGCCGCACCAGCGACCCCGGCGTGCTCGGTGACGTGATCATCTGCCCGCAGGTGGCCGAGCGCCAGGGCGAGGCGGCCGGTCACGGAACCGAGGCCGAGATCGACCTGCTGTGCACGCACGGCATCCTGCACCTGCTCGGCTACGACCACGCCGAGCCCGAGGAACACAAGGAGATGTTCGGTCTCCAGGGTGAGATCCTCGCCGCCTGGCGCGAGCGCGAGGCCGCCGACGAGGAGACCACCGAAGGGGACGAGAGCGCCCGATGA
- a CDS encoding hemolysin family protein yields MSAPLWPDLAPLTTGDPLEWVAAFVAALALTAVAGFLVAAEVAVTRVASMGMEALHGERSAKAGRAWERVCADPTAHLNMLLFLRVVCEVCAVLAAAVGMVFLLGPGWPALVLTAVAMVVVECVLIAVTPRILGRQFAGPLARASAAVVYPLQVVLGPIARLLVGAGRALTPRGKGDRDGPFSSEVELRQLVDLAEQGEVIDPEERQMIHSVFKLDDTSVREVMVPRPDIVFTSRDADADAVLTLAMGSGYSRIPVTGEDEDDVVGIVYLKDLVERLRDRWAAAAGGAQDVPLTAADVMRQASYVPDTKPIDELLREMQQQRNHVAVAIDEYGGTAGLVTLEDIVEEIVGEITDEYDHEIAPVDWLDEDKVRVTARLPLGELAELFPDRDLEVSDVETVGGLVAFVLGRVPAGGAQAQYAGLRLTLEGKSSRRNRMTTVLVERLPLEQDQGSDEHVRSTDQ; encoded by the coding sequence ATGAGCGCGCCCCTGTGGCCCGACCTGGCGCCGCTCACCACGGGTGACCCCCTGGAGTGGGTGGCGGCCTTCGTGGCCGCCCTGGCGCTGACCGCCGTCGCCGGGTTCCTGGTGGCGGCGGAGGTCGCCGTCACCCGCGTGGCCTCCATGGGAATGGAGGCGCTCCACGGTGAGCGCTCCGCCAAGGCCGGCCGTGCCTGGGAGCGGGTCTGCGCCGACCCCACCGCGCACCTGAACATGCTGCTGTTCCTGCGCGTGGTGTGCGAGGTCTGCGCGGTCCTGGCCGCCGCCGTCGGCATGGTCTTCCTGCTGGGGCCGGGCTGGCCAGCCCTGGTGCTGACCGCCGTGGCGATGGTCGTGGTGGAGTGCGTCCTGATCGCTGTCACCCCGCGTATCCTCGGCCGCCAGTTCGCCGGTCCGCTCGCCCGGGCCAGCGCCGCGGTCGTCTACCCGCTCCAGGTGGTGCTGGGCCCGATCGCCAGGCTCCTGGTGGGCGCGGGCCGCGCGCTCACCCCGCGGGGCAAGGGCGACCGGGACGGCCCCTTCAGCAGCGAGGTGGAGCTGCGCCAGCTCGTGGACCTGGCCGAGCAGGGGGAGGTCATCGACCCCGAGGAACGCCAGATGATCCACTCGGTGTTCAAGCTCGACGACACCTCCGTGCGCGAGGTGATGGTGCCGCGGCCCGACATCGTCTTCACCAGCCGGGACGCCGACGCCGACGCGGTCCTCACGCTCGCCATGGGCAGCGGGTACTCGCGGATCCCGGTGACCGGCGAGGACGAGGACGACGTGGTCGGCATCGTCTACCTCAAGGACCTGGTGGAGCGGCTGCGCGACCGCTGGGCGGCGGCCGCGGGCGGCGCCCAGGACGTGCCGCTGACCGCTGCCGACGTGATGCGTCAGGCCAGCTACGTGCCCGACACCAAGCCCATCGACGAGCTGCTGCGCGAGATGCAGCAGCAGCGCAACCACGTGGCGGTGGCGATCGACGAGTACGGCGGCACCGCGGGCCTGGTCACCCTGGAGGACATCGTGGAGGAGATCGTCGGTGAGATCACCGACGAGTACGACCACGAGATCGCCCCGGTGGACTGGCTGGACGAGGACAAGGTGCGGGTGACCGCGCGCCTGCCGCTGGGTGAGCTCGCCGAACTCTTCCCCGACCGCGATCTGGAGGTCTCCGACGTGGAGACCGTGGGCGGTCTGGTGGCCTTCGTGCTGGGTCGGGTTCCAGCAGGCGGGGCCCAGGCACAATACGCTGGACTCAGGCTCACCCTGGAGGGCAAGAGCAGCCGCCGCAACCGGATGACCACGGTGCTGGTGGAGCGCCTGCCCCTCGAACAGGACCAGGGTTCGGACGAACACGTAAGGAGCACGGACCAGTGA
- the era gene encoding GTPase Era — protein sequence MKDLDLEKLRVPLELPSYPEGFRSGFACFVGRPNVGKSTLMNALVGQKVAITSNRPQTTRRTVRGIVHRPDAQLIIVDTPGLHKPRTLLGERLDSLVRSTLVEVDVIAFCLPANEPIGRGDTYIAKELAEQTNTPVVALVTKTDLVDKATVGEHLMAVNELGDWADIVPVSARGAYQLDTVTEVLCSHLPEGPPLYPDGDLTDEPDEMLVAELVREAALEGVRDELPHSIAVVVDEMYERENTKPGKELVDIYASLYVERPSQKAIVIGSKGSRLRDVGSRARKQIEGLLGQRVFLDLRVRVAKDWQRDPKQLRKLGFDQQT from the coding sequence ATGAAAGACCTCGACCTTGAGAAGCTCCGCGTGCCGCTGGAGTTGCCCTCCTACCCGGAGGGCTTCCGGAGCGGTTTCGCCTGCTTCGTGGGCCGCCCGAACGTGGGCAAGTCCACCCTGATGAACGCGCTGGTCGGGCAGAAGGTGGCGATCACCAGTAACCGGCCACAGACCACCCGACGGACCGTGCGCGGCATCGTGCACCGGCCGGACGCGCAGTTGATCATCGTGGACACGCCCGGTCTGCACAAGCCCCGCACCCTGCTGGGGGAGCGGTTGGACTCGCTGGTGCGGTCCACGTTGGTCGAGGTGGACGTGATCGCGTTCTGTCTTCCGGCCAACGAGCCGATCGGGCGCGGTGACACCTACATCGCCAAGGAGCTCGCGGAGCAGACCAACACCCCGGTGGTCGCCCTGGTGACCAAGACCGACCTGGTGGACAAGGCGACCGTCGGGGAACACCTGATGGCCGTGAACGAGCTGGGCGACTGGGCCGACATCGTCCCGGTGTCCGCGCGCGGCGCCTACCAGCTGGACACGGTCACCGAAGTGCTGTGCTCGCACCTGCCGGAGGGGCCGCCGCTGTACCCGGACGGCGACCTCACCGACGAACCCGACGAGATGCTCGTGGCCGAACTGGTCCGCGAGGCCGCCCTGGAGGGGGTTCGGGACGAGCTTCCGCACTCCATCGCGGTGGTCGTGGACGAGATGTACGAGCGCGAGAACACCAAGCCCGGCAAGGAGCTGGTGGACATCTACGCGTCGCTGTACGTGGAGCGTCCCAGCCAGAAGGCGATCGTGATCGGCTCGAAGGGTTCGCGGCTGCGCGACGTGGGCTCGCGGGCCCGCAAGCAGATCGAGGGCCTGCTGGGCCAGCGGGTCTTCCTGGACCTGCGGGTTCGGGTGGCCAAGGACTGGCAGCGCGACCCCAAGCAGCTGCGCAAGCTGGGATTCGACCAGCAGACGTAG
- a CDS encoding IclR family transcriptional regulator has translation MQSLDRAFALLEIMAESGGEASLSQLADSSGLPLPTIHRIIRTLVGNGYVRQLPSRRYALGPRLIGLGDKAAQMLGTWARPHLAQLVEDLGETANLAMLDGDKVIYVAQVPSPHAMRMFTEVGRRVLPHSAGVGKALLSQLSDEEALATVRRTGMPAATERTITDPEAFLAELQRIRETGYAIDDGEQEVGVRCVAVPVKDAPSGMAVSVSGPEARVSWGFVDQAAPIVRKCARVLATDLNNQS, from the coding sequence GTGCAGTCCCTGGACCGCGCCTTCGCGCTGCTGGAGATCATGGCCGAGTCCGGCGGTGAGGCCTCCCTGAGCCAGCTCGCCGACTCCTCCGGCCTGCCCCTGCCCACCATCCACCGCATCATCCGCACCCTGGTCGGCAACGGCTACGTGCGCCAGCTCCCCTCCCGCCGCTACGCCCTGGGCCCGCGCCTGATCGGCCTCGGCGACAAGGCAGCGCAGATGCTCGGCACCTGGGCCCGCCCCCACCTGGCCCAGCTCGTGGAGGACCTCGGCGAGACCGCCAACCTCGCCATGCTCGACGGCGACAAGGTCATCTACGTGGCCCAGGTTCCCTCACCGCACGCCATGCGCATGTTCACCGAGGTCGGCCGCCGCGTCCTGCCGCACTCGGCGGGTGTGGGCAAGGCCCTGCTCTCCCAGCTCAGCGACGAGGAGGCCCTGGCCACCGTGCGCCGCACCGGCATGCCCGCCGCCACCGAGCGCACCATCACCGACCCCGAGGCCTTCCTCGCCGAACTCCAGCGCATCCGCGAGACCGGCTACGCCATCGACGACGGCGAGCAGGAGGTGGGCGTGCGCTGCGTGGCCGTGCCCGTCAAGGACGCCCCCTCGGGCATGGCGGTGTCGGTCTCGGGCCCCGAAGCCCGGGTGAGCTGGGGCTTCGTGGACCAGGCCGCCCCCATCGTGCGCAAGTGCGCCCGGGTCCTGGCCACCGACCTCAACAACCAGAGCTAG
- a CDS encoding DUF6986 family protein codes for MASDSLQGLTDLVTELDTRLADADKRLDREYPGTNGGRQPVHSVYVPADRIQPGLAAAWGEQAIAVLDEYAPKAADLAEITGLSEAAVADALPLVRAKLTREPVEDLRADFEDGYGAPGEEAEDAHVLATANAFVSDLKQGTATPYFGIRMKGMEAAGRHRGVRTLTLFLQALLEGHGSLPDNLVLTLPKITSVEQVEAMVWVSERLEERFGLPAGRLRFELQIETPQSILLTDGTVSVARMIQAGQGRVTALHYGTYDYSAACGITAAHQSLAHPVADFAKSVMQVAAAGTGVWISDGGSNILPAGSPEDVRSAWNLHAGLVRRSLERGFYQGWDLHPGQLPIRYLATYAFYREAFAPAAARLKAYLGQAGGNVMDEPATAQALASVLASGLRCGALEESEVVEASGADAGTIVGLATRRVGQEQ; via the coding sequence GTGGCGAGTGACAGCCTGCAAGGCCTGACCGACCTGGTCACCGAACTCGACACCCGGCTCGCGGACGCGGACAAGCGGCTGGACCGCGAGTACCCCGGGACCAACGGCGGCCGCCAGCCGGTCCACAGCGTCTACGTGCCCGCCGACCGCATCCAGCCCGGCCTCGCCGCGGCCTGGGGCGAGCAGGCGATCGCGGTCCTCGACGAGTACGCGCCCAAGGCCGCGGACCTCGCCGAGATCACCGGGCTCAGCGAGGCCGCCGTCGCCGACGCGCTCCCGCTGGTACGGGCCAAGCTCACCCGCGAACCCGTCGAGGACCTGCGCGCCGACTTCGAGGACGGCTACGGGGCCCCTGGTGAGGAGGCCGAGGACGCCCACGTGCTCGCCACCGCGAACGCGTTCGTCTCGGATCTGAAGCAGGGGACGGCCACCCCCTACTTCGGTATTCGGATGAAGGGCATGGAGGCGGCCGGGCGCCACCGCGGCGTGCGCACCCTCACTCTCTTCCTGCAGGCCCTGCTGGAGGGGCACGGCTCCCTGCCGGACAACCTCGTGCTCACCCTGCCCAAGATCACCTCGGTCGAGCAGGTCGAGGCGATGGTGTGGGTCAGCGAGCGGTTGGAGGAGCGCTTCGGGCTGCCCGCCGGGCGGCTGCGGTTCGAGCTCCAGATCGAGACCCCCCAGTCGATCCTGCTCACCGACGGCACCGTGTCCGTCGCCCGCATGATCCAGGCCGGTCAGGGCCGGGTCACCGCCCTGCACTACGGCACCTATGACTACAGCGCGGCCTGCGGGATCACCGCCGCCCACCAGAGCCTGGCGCACCCGGTGGCCGACTTCGCGAAGTCGGTCATGCAGGTGGCCGCGGCCGGTACCGGCGTATGGATCTCCGACGGCGGCAGCAACATCCTGCCCGCGGGCAGCCCCGAGGACGTGCGCTCCGCGTGGAACCTGCACGCGGGCCTGGTCCGCCGCTCCCTGGAGCGCGGCTTCTACCAGGGCTGGGACCTGCACCCGGGCCAGTTGCCCATCCGCTACCTGGCCACCTACGCCTTCTACCGCGAGGCCTTCGCTCCCGCGGCCGCGCGGCTGAAGGCCTACCTCGGCCAGGCAGGCGGCAACGTCATGGACGAGCCCGCCACCGCCCAGGCCCTGGCTTCGGTCCTGGCCAGCGGCCTGCGCTGCGGCGCGCTCGAGGAGTCCGAGGTCGTCGAGGCCTCCGGTGCCGACGCCGGTACCATCGTCGGTCTGGCAACCCGCCGTGTCGGACAGGAGCAGTGA
- the allB gene encoding allantoinase AllB, whose protein sequence is MTEHALVVRARRALTPEGERPVSVVIDDGRITEVLTGDDAPVQAERELRLAEDEVLLPGLVDSHVHVNEPGRTEWEGFASATRAAALGGVTTLVDMPLNSVPPTTSIEGLKAKRAVAEGKLAVDVGFWGGAVPENSGAGTTGILSDLWAEGVFGFKAFLSPSGVEEFGHLSPEQLYTAATAIHAFGGRLIVHAEDPAVLDSAPAASGRDYADFLASRPDEAEHAAIALVIDTARRTGVRAHILHLSSASALPLIAQARQEGVPLTVESCPHYLTLAAEEVPAGDTSYKCCPPIRDSANRDLLWRALQDGLIDCVVSDHSPSTPDLKDLDTGDFGTAWGGVSGLQVGLSAMWTEARSRGIALAEVVRWMSAEPARVAGVPGKGSIAPGLDADLTVFAPEETVRVEARSLAHRNPVSAYDGADLFGRVRRTVLRGSDIGPESTDGRMITRG, encoded by the coding sequence TTGACCGAACACGCACTCGTCGTCCGCGCCCGCCGCGCCCTCACCCCCGAGGGTGAGCGCCCGGTGAGCGTGGTCATCGACGACGGACGGATCACCGAGGTCCTCACCGGGGACGACGCACCGGTCCAGGCCGAGCGCGAGCTGCGCCTGGCCGAGGACGAGGTGCTGCTGCCCGGGCTCGTGGACAGCCACGTTCACGTCAACGAGCCGGGCCGCACCGAGTGGGAGGGGTTCGCGAGCGCCACCCGCGCCGCAGCCCTGGGCGGGGTGACCACCCTGGTGGACATGCCGCTGAACAGTGTTCCGCCCACCACCAGCATCGAAGGCCTCAAGGCCAAACGCGCCGTGGCCGAGGGCAAGCTCGCCGTGGACGTGGGCTTCTGGGGCGGAGCCGTCCCGGAGAACAGCGGTGCCGGCACCACCGGCATCCTGTCCGACCTGTGGGCCGAAGGCGTCTTCGGGTTCAAGGCGTTTCTTTCGCCCTCTGGTGTGGAAGAGTTCGGCCACCTGTCCCCGGAGCAGTTGTACACCGCGGCCACGGCCATCCACGCCTTCGGGGGCAGACTGATCGTGCACGCCGAGGATCCCGCCGTCCTGGACTCCGCACCCGCCGCCTCCGGGCGCGACTACGCGGACTTCCTGGCCTCCCGCCCGGACGAGGCGGAGCACGCGGCGATCGCCCTGGTCATCGACACCGCCCGCCGCACCGGGGTTCGCGCGCACATCCTGCACCTGTCCAGCGCCTCCGCGCTGCCCCTGATCGCTCAGGCCAGACAGGAGGGCGTGCCGCTCACGGTGGAGAGCTGCCCGCACTACCTGACCCTGGCCGCGGAAGAGGTTCCGGCGGGTGACACGAGCTACAAGTGCTGCCCGCCCATCCGCGACAGCGCCAACCGCGACCTCCTCTGGAGGGCGCTCCAGGACGGTCTGATCGACTGCGTGGTCAGTGACCACTCGCCGAGTACCCCGGACCTGAAGGACCTGGACACCGGCGACTTCGGCACCGCCTGGGGCGGCGTCTCCGGACTTCAGGTAGGCCTGTCCGCCATGTGGACCGAGGCCCGATCCCGTGGCATCGCCCTCGCCGAGGTCGTCCGCTGGATGTCCGCCGAGCCAGCCCGCGTCGCGGGCGTGCCGGGCAAGGGCTCGATCGCCCCGGGCCTGGACGCCGACCTCACGGTCTTCGCCCCGGAAGAGACGGTCCGCGTCGAAGCCCGCTCCCTGGCCCACCGCAACCCGGTGAGCGCCTATGACGGCGCCGACCTGTTCGGCCGGGTCCGCCGCACCGTCCTGCGCGGATCTGACATCGGCCCGGAGAGCACCGACGGCCGGATGATCACCCGGGGTTAG
- a CDS encoding pectate lyase family protein, translating into MTARIRQLAWSLLAAAGSLTLMAAACTPSTGAEGTAVEVAEPAESAESAEPSQAPSGPASAAPESSEPPAQAAEEAAEEAAGIEETTAADPLSDVPVGYASMNGGTTGGFGGDTVNEYLLSEYPSWSEESTPGEALYEVLKDHIRADSDEGLVVYVDVTVTPDQVGQDKIDVKDVSNVSVLGVGEDGRFDGIGFKVTRSENVVFRNLAIRDVSQGEGDALEVTENSSNVWIDHNEFSSQKEGVDKDFYDGLVDIKHGSEYVTVSWNKFEDHWKTALVGHNDNPSSGPDRITYHHNLFSNLNTRVPLVRHADVHMLNNVFQDIDGSAINARMGARVLVEGNHFDNVGSGEVDTHAGQIQGPVGWWYGSSETGYWNLVDNTFVDTPYEHLESTTDFTVPYEYEAQSPEDAKTAVEANAGTGVITP; encoded by the coding sequence ATGACCGCACGCATACGTCAGCTCGCCTGGTCGCTGTTGGCAGCCGCGGGAAGCCTGACCCTCATGGCCGCCGCGTGCACCCCGTCCACCGGGGCCGAGGGGACCGCGGTCGAGGTGGCCGAACCCGCCGAGTCCGCCGAGTCCGCCGAACCCTCACAGGCTCCGAGCGGGCCCGCCTCAGCGGCCCCGGAGAGCTCCGAGCCGCCAGCGCAGGCCGCTGAGGAAGCCGCGGAAGAGGCCGCCGGGATCGAGGAGACCACCGCCGCCGATCCGCTCAGTGACGTCCCGGTCGGTTACGCGTCGATGAACGGTGGCACCACCGGTGGTTTCGGCGGTGACACCGTCAACGAGTACCTGCTGAGCGAGTACCCCTCCTGGAGCGAGGAGAGCACCCCCGGCGAGGCGCTCTACGAGGTGCTCAAGGACCACATCCGGGCCGACTCCGACGAGGGCCTGGTCGTCTACGTCGACGTCACCGTCACCCCGGACCAGGTCGGCCAGGACAAGATCGACGTCAAGGACGTCTCCAACGTCTCCGTCCTGGGCGTGGGCGAGGACGGTCGGTTCGACGGGATCGGCTTCAAGGTCACCCGTTCGGAGAACGTCGTCTTCCGCAACCTGGCGATCCGCGACGTCTCCCAGGGCGAGGGCGACGCTCTGGAGGTGACCGAGAACAGCTCGAACGTGTGGATCGACCACAACGAGTTCAGCAGCCAGAAGGAGGGTGTCGACAAGGACTTCTACGACGGTCTGGTCGACATCAAGCACGGTTCGGAGTACGTGACCGTCTCCTGGAACAAGTTCGAGGACCACTGGAAGACCGCTCTGGTGGGTCACAACGACAACCCCAGCTCCGGTCCGGACCGGATCACCTACCACCACAACCTGTTCAGCAACCTGAACACCCGGGTGCCGCTGGTGCGCCACGCGGACGTGCACATGCTCAACAACGTGTTCCAGGACATCGACGGATCGGCGATCAACGCCCGGATGGGCGCCCGCGTCCTGGTCGAGGGCAACCACTTCGACAACGTCGGATCGGGTGAGGTGGACACCCACGCCGGTCAGATCCAGGGTCCGGTGGGCTGGTGGTACGGCAGTTCCGAGACCGGTTACTGGAACCTGGTCGACAACACCTTCGTGGACACCCCGTACGAGCACCTGGAGTCGACCACCGACTTCACGGTGCCCTACGAGTACGAGGCGCAGAGCCCCGAGGACGCCAAGACTGCCGTCGAAGCGAACGCGGGAACGGGCGTCATCACCCCCTGA
- the alc gene encoding allantoicase, with translation MSQAPSFDPRAYNAQPYPGGDPYGDFKKTELDFSGLVDLADRRLGAGVVAANDEFFAERENLLRTEPAVFDPHHFGHKGKVMDGWETRRRRGVSSEQPHPTAEDHDWALVRLALPGIIRGLVVDTAHFRGNHPTEVSVEVAHVEGTPATDELLAAEWTEIVPRTPVYGHAENGFKVDVQRRWTHLRLKQFPDGGVARLRVYGEPVADPNWLSTLGSFDLAALINGGTVEDASDRFYSSPENIIQPGRSHKMDDGWENRRRRDTGNDWVRFRLTAQASVRAIELDTAYLKGNSAGWVTILGRDGEGEWFELVGRTRLQPDSAHRFVLDAPATVTHIRTDVFPDGGIARLNVYGSLTEAGAADLRNRWQSAQA, from the coding sequence GTGAGCCAGGCCCCGTCCTTCGACCCCCGCGCCTACAACGCCCAGCCCTACCCGGGCGGGGACCCCTACGGTGACTTCAAGAAGACCGAACTGGACTTCTCCGGGCTGGTCGACCTCGCCGACCGCCGCCTGGGCGCCGGTGTCGTGGCCGCCAACGACGAGTTCTTCGCCGAACGCGAGAACCTGCTCCGCACCGAGCCCGCGGTGTTCGACCCGCACCACTTCGGGCACAAGGGCAAGGTCATGGACGGCTGGGAGACCCGCCGCCGTCGCGGTGTGAGCTCCGAGCAGCCGCACCCCACCGCTGAGGACCACGACTGGGCCCTGGTCCGCCTGGCTCTGCCCGGGATCATCCGCGGCCTCGTGGTGGACACCGCGCACTTCCGCGGCAACCACCCCACCGAGGTCAGCGTCGAGGTCGCGCACGTGGAGGGCACCCCCGCCACCGACGAGCTCCTCGCGGCCGAGTGGACCGAGATCGTCCCCCGCACCCCGGTGTACGGGCACGCGGAGAACGGTTTCAAGGTCGACGTCCAGCGCCGCTGGACCCACCTGCGCCTCAAGCAGTTCCCCGACGGCGGCGTGGCGCGCCTGCGCGTGTACGGCGAACCGGTCGCGGACCCGAACTGGCTCTCCACCCTGGGCAGCTTCGACCTGGCCGCCCTGATCAACGGCGGCACCGTCGAGGACGCGTCGGACCGCTTCTACTCCTCGCCGGAGAACATCATCCAGCCGGGCCGCTCGCACAAGATGGACGACGGCTGGGAGAACCGCCGCCGCCGCGACACCGGCAACGACTGGGTCCGCTTCCGCCTGACCGCCCAGGCCTCCGTACGCGCCATCGAACTGGACACCGCCTACCTCAAGGGCAACTCGGCGGGCTGGGTCACCATCCTGGGCCGCGACGGCGAAGGCGAGTGGTTCGAGCTCGTGGGCCGCACCCGCCTCCAGCCCGACAGCGCCCACCGCTTCGTCCTGGACGCCCCGGCCACCGTCACGCACATCCGCACCGACGTCTTCCCCGACGGCGGCATCGCCCGCCTGAACGTCTACGGCTCCCTCACCGAAGCCGGTGCGGCGGACCTGCGCAACCGCTGGCAGTCCGCCCAGGCCTGA